The Bacteroidetes bacterium GWF2_43_63 genome includes a window with the following:
- a CDS encoding arginine--tRNA ligase, translating to MFTQLLAQATSDIAFGLWNQQVAPESIQMEKTPPHFAGDVTIVVFPFVKMARLKPEDTADAIGKALSERFSEIDQFNVVKGFLNISFKPSFWLSQIAEAAPVAEYSRPSGIAPKTIVVEYSSPNTNKPLHLGHIRNNLLGWSLAEVYKAAGHNVIKANLINDRGIHICKTMVAYSMWGNNETPESAGVKGDHLIGKYYVLFDKANKDEAAGLGIEKPEDGDTPLMQDARAMLRDWEKGEPHVMALWNKLNSWVIDGFTDTYSRLGVDFDKVYRESETYLSGKDIVQKGLAEGHLQQDPDGSVWIDLTDEGLDRKILLRSDGTTVYMTQDIGTAVARHADFNADRMVYVVGNEQIYHFDVLKKTLKRLGYDWADNILHYSYGMVELPEGKIKSREGTVVDADDLLDEMKQTAADISKEAGKAQDLPAVEQDKLHEMIGQGALKYFILRVDPKKNMLFNPSESIDFNGNTGPFIQYTHARICSVLNKGREAGIDVDTLKWSAAADLKEHEKHLLYQLLTLPQMIEKAATNESPAVVANYSFELAQMFNSMYQEISILREPDETLRNNRLLLAQRTAETLNFAMGLLGVGMPEKM from the coding sequence ATGTTCACTCAGCTTCTGGCGCAGGCCACATCGGATATTGCATTCGGACTCTGGAATCAGCAGGTGGCGCCCGAATCCATTCAAATGGAGAAAACGCCGCCGCATTTTGCAGGCGATGTCACCATAGTGGTTTTTCCCTTTGTCAAGATGGCCCGTCTGAAACCGGAAGACACGGCTGATGCAATTGGAAAAGCGCTTTCAGAAAGATTTTCCGAAATCGACCAGTTCAATGTGGTCAAGGGTTTTCTAAATATTTCATTCAAACCTTCATTTTGGCTTTCTCAAATTGCGGAGGCCGCTCCGGTGGCTGAATACAGCCGTCCGTCCGGCATTGCGCCCAAAACCATTGTCGTTGAATACAGCTCTCCCAATACCAACAAACCACTGCATCTTGGACATATCCGTAACAATCTGCTGGGCTGGTCGCTGGCCGAAGTGTACAAAGCTGCCGGGCATAATGTGATCAAAGCCAATCTCATCAACGACAGGGGCATTCACATCTGCAAAACCATGGTGGCTTACAGCATGTGGGGTAACAATGAAACACCTGAATCTGCGGGTGTAAAGGGCGATCATCTGATTGGAAAATATTACGTGCTGTTCGATAAAGCCAACAAGGATGAAGCCGCCGGACTAGGCATTGAAAAGCCCGAAGATGGCGACACACCGCTTATGCAGGATGCTCGGGCTATGTTGCGCGACTGGGAAAAAGGCGAGCCGCATGTGATGGCTTTATGGAACAAACTCAATAGCTGGGTGATTGACGGTTTCACTGATACATATTCGAGGCTGGGTGTTGATTTCGACAAGGTGTACCGCGAATCGGAAACCTATCTGAGTGGAAAAGATATTGTACAGAAAGGACTTGCGGAAGGCCATCTGCAGCAGGATCCGGATGGATCGGTGTGGATCGATCTGACCGATGAAGGACTCGACCGTAAAATTCTGCTTCGCAGCGACGGCACCACTGTTTACATGACGCAGGATATCGGTACCGCTGTGGCGCGTCACGCCGATTTTAATGCCGATCGCATGGTCTATGTGGTGGGCAACGAACAGATTTATCATTTCGATGTTTTGAAAAAAACGCTGAAAAGATTAGGCTACGACTGGGCTGACAACATACTCCATTACAGTTATGGCATGGTGGAACTTCCCGAAGGAAAGATTAAATCGCGCGAGGGGACTGTGGTTGATGCTGATGATTTGCTGGATGAAATGAAACAAACCGCTGCCGATATTTCGAAAGAAGCTGGCAAAGCCCAGGATCTGCCTGCCGTAGAGCAGGACAAACTGCATGAAATGATTGGGCAGGGGGCATTGAAATATTTTATTTTGCGTGTAGATCCAAAAAAGAACATGCTGTTCAATCCTTCCGAAAGTATTGATTTTAACGGCAACACAGGCCCTTTCATTCAATATACGCACGCACGGATCTGTTCTGTTTTGAACAAAGGCCGCGAAGCGGGAATTGATGTTGATACGCTGAAATGGTCTGCTGCTGCTGATTTGAAAGAGCATGAAAAACATTTATTGTATCAGTTGCTCACACTTCCGCAGATGATTGAAAAAGCGGCAACCAACGAAAGTCCGGCAGTGGTGGCCAATTACAGCTTCGAGTTGGCGCAGATGTTCAACAGCATGTATCAGGAAATATCGATTCTGCGCGAGCCGGATGAGACTTTGCGCAACAATCGTTTGTTGCTTGCGCAGCGCACGGCCGAAACGCTGAATTTTGCCATGGGACTGCTTGGTGTGGGAATGCCGGAAAAAATGTGA